The following proteins are co-located in the Piscirickettsia litoralis genome:
- a CDS encoding NCS2 family permease, whose translation MFQLKHYQTTVRTEVIAGITTFLTMAYIVIVNPSILATTGMDKGAVFVATCLAAGIATLAMGLWANFPVAVAPGMGMNAYFAFVLVGAQGYSWESMLAAVLISGILFYILTLLRFRHWLVEAIPEPLVFAITCGIGLFIGVLGLKSSGIIVSSPATLVTLGSLHSPEVLLSLLGFLMIVVLDYYRVKGGILISIIAVSMIGALFGISSFHGLVSMPPSLAPTWLHLDINSVLHVSMISAIVTFFILVLFDNTGTMLGLLEQANLHDEVKGKRLTRAFYIESIGTALGALLGTTSLSAYVESAAGIGAGGRTGLTSVVVGVLFFAVLFFAPLATAIPTYATAPVLVYVAILIFRCIVKIDWQEIRVAVPCFITVVMIPLSFSISDGIGLGILSYLIIYTLTGKAKEIPWGLWPIGVLFIGLFFLAH comes from the coding sequence ATGTTTCAGCTTAAGCATTACCAGACGACTGTAAGGACAGAGGTCATTGCAGGGATAACAACCTTTTTAACGATGGCGTATATCGTCATTGTAAATCCCAGCATCTTAGCGACAACGGGTATGGATAAAGGAGCGGTGTTTGTTGCAACCTGCTTAGCGGCAGGAATTGCAACATTGGCAATGGGCTTGTGGGCGAATTTCCCAGTCGCGGTGGCCCCGGGGATGGGAATGAATGCCTACTTTGCCTTTGTTCTGGTCGGCGCTCAGGGCTATAGTTGGGAAAGTATGCTGGCGGCGGTATTAATCTCCGGTATTCTCTTTTATATCTTAACCCTATTGCGTTTTCGTCATTGGTTAGTCGAAGCGATTCCAGAGCCTTTGGTTTTTGCGATTACCTGCGGTATTGGGTTATTTATCGGTGTGCTCGGTTTGAAAAGTTCGGGAATTATCGTCAGTAGTCCGGCAACACTAGTCACTTTAGGGTCTTTGCATAGTCCAGAAGTGTTGCTCAGCTTGCTTGGCTTTTTGATGATTGTTGTGCTGGATTATTATCGAGTGAAAGGGGGTATTTTAATCAGTATCATCGCTGTGAGTATGATTGGTGCTTTATTTGGCATCAGTTCTTTTCATGGTCTGGTCAGTATGCCACCTTCATTGGCACCAACTTGGTTACATTTGGATATCAACTCAGTCTTGCATGTGAGTATGATTTCAGCCATTGTAACGTTTTTTATTCTGGTATTATTTGATAATACTGGCACTATGCTTGGGTTATTAGAACAAGCCAATTTACATGATGAAGTTAAAGGCAAGCGGTTAACTCGGGCATTTTACATTGAAAGTATTGGAACGGCTTTAGGTGCATTATTGGGGACGACTAGCTTATCAGCTTATGTTGAAAGTGCCGCTGGAATTGGTGCAGGAGGGAGAACAGGATTAACGAGCGTTGTCGTTGGTGTATTGTTTTTTGCTGTTTTATTTTTTGCACCCTTGGCAACGGCAATTCCGACCTATGCAACTGCACCGGTATTGGTTTATGTCGCGATCCTAATTTTTCGTTGTATAGTTAAGATAGATTGGCAAGAGATCCGTGTTGCGGTGCCTTGCTTTATAACAGTGGTGATGATTCCATTGAGTTTTTCGATTTCAGATGGAATTGGTTTAGGAATATTAAGTTATTTGATAATTTATACATTGACAGGAAAAGCAAAAGAAATTCCCTGGGGGCTATGGCCGATAGGGGTGTTATTTATTGGGCTATTTTTTCTCGCCCATTAG
- the hflC gene encoding protease modulator HflC: MQKSMVGVAALIIIGGLAYSSMYTVEQGSRALLVRLGKVERQDGKVALKMPGLHFKWPGVEGVLTFNARIQNLSIDASRIVTKEKKDVIVDSFVKWKIDNFERYYTATGGDALRAQVLIRQQVNDGLRAEFGNSSIQELLAGGKRDQVMKGIRDTVESKLTNYGIFVVDVRIKQINLPPEVADSVFARMRAEREQEASKIRAEGQEQAEIVRAKADAQQTEILARSEMNAQKLRAAGDKEAASIYTKAYSVAPEFYSFYRSLEAYKNSFDNGSKESVFVLQPNSEFFKYFNSTGKG; encoded by the coding sequence ATGCAAAAAAGTATGGTTGGAGTGGCTGCGCTCATCATTATTGGCGGTCTTGCTTATAGCTCGATGTATACGGTTGAGCAAGGCTCACGCGCTTTACTGGTTCGTTTAGGTAAGGTTGAGCGTCAGGACGGTAAAGTCGCCTTGAAAATGCCAGGTCTACACTTTAAGTGGCCAGGCGTTGAGGGTGTTTTAACCTTTAATGCGCGGATTCAAAATTTATCGATCGATGCATCACGGATCGTGACTAAAGAAAAGAAAGACGTGATCGTTGACTCGTTTGTTAAATGGAAAATCGATAACTTTGAGCGTTATTATACGGCAACAGGCGGTGATGCTTTAAGGGCGCAAGTGCTGATTCGCCAACAAGTGAATGATGGTTTGCGCGCAGAGTTTGGTAATTCGAGTATTCAAGAGTTGCTGGCGGGAGGAAAGCGTGATCAGGTGATGAAAGGGATTCGTGATACGGTTGAGTCTAAGCTGACAAACTATGGTATTTTCGTCGTTGATGTGCGGATTAAGCAAATTAATTTACCGCCTGAGGTTGCTGATTCTGTCTTTGCCCGTATGCGAGCAGAACGTGAGCAAGAAGCATCGAAAATCCGTGCTGAAGGTCAGGAACAAGCCGAGATTGTTCGAGCGAAAGCGGATGCACAGCAAACTGAGATTCTTGCTCGTTCAGAGATGAATGCGCAAAAACTTCGTGCGGCAGGGGATAAAGAAGCAGCGTCTATTTATACCAAAGCCTATTCGGTCGCGCCTGAATTCTATAGTTTTTATCGTAGCCTAGAAGCCTATAAGAATTCGTTTGATAATGGCAGTAAAGAAAGCGTCTTTGTCTTGCAGCCAAACAGTGAGTTCTTTAAGTACTTTAACTCTACAGGTAAAGGGTAA
- a CDS encoding adenylosuccinate synthase, translated as MGKNIIVLGSQWGDEGKGKVVDLLTDKADVVVRFQGGHNAGHTLVINGETTKLRLIPSGILHAHVRCMIGNGVVLSPAALIEEMQELKSRGIPVEERLSISHASPLILPVHIRLDQAREKARGKSAIGTTGRGIGPAYEDKVARRALRVGDLVHFDRVEQKLKDILDYHNFTLVHYFKEEPVSYDELLADLKEWAKVIVPMISDVAAELEVARRAGKNIIFEGAQGVFLDVDHGTYPYVTSSNTTAGNAACGTGFGPLYLDEVWGMTKAYTTRVGGGPFPTELDCEIGERLATVGREVGTVTGRSRRCGWFDAVAVRRSVQVNSFSSLCITKLDVLDGIETLKICTHYEMDGQKFDLPPADAADYERCVPVYEELPGWTELTLGATEWEKLPVNAQNYVKRIAELVEAPLHMVSTGPDRCETIILKHPFES; from the coding sequence ATGGGTAAAAATATCATTGTATTGGGCAGTCAATGGGGTGATGAAGGCAAAGGGAAAGTTGTTGATTTATTGACAGATAAAGCAGATGTTGTGGTCCGCTTTCAAGGGGGCCATAATGCAGGCCATACTTTAGTTATTAATGGTGAGACAACAAAATTACGTCTTATTCCTTCGGGTATTTTACATGCACACGTGCGTTGCATGATTGGTAATGGGGTTGTGTTATCACCTGCAGCCTTGATCGAAGAGATGCAAGAGCTTAAGTCTCGTGGTATTCCTGTAGAAGAACGTTTAAGCATCAGCCATGCCAGTCCATTGATTTTACCTGTTCATATTCGTTTAGATCAGGCGCGTGAAAAAGCACGTGGTAAATCAGCCATTGGAACGACGGGTCGCGGGATTGGTCCTGCTTATGAAGATAAAGTGGCACGTCGTGCCTTGCGTGTGGGTGATCTTGTTCATTTTGATCGTGTTGAGCAAAAGCTTAAAGATATTCTTGATTATCATAATTTCACTTTGGTGCATTACTTTAAAGAAGAGCCTGTGAGCTATGACGAGTTACTCGCTGATCTTAAAGAGTGGGCTAAAGTCATAGTGCCGATGATTAGCGATGTAGCGGCTGAATTAGAAGTTGCTCGCCGTGCGGGTAAAAACATTATTTTCGAAGGCGCTCAAGGTGTATTCCTCGATGTTGATCACGGGACGTATCCTTATGTGACCTCATCGAATACAACCGCAGGTAATGCTGCCTGTGGGACGGGTTTTGGTCCGTTATATCTCGATGAAGTGTGGGGCATGACCAAAGCTTACACAACACGTGTTGGCGGCGGCCCTTTCCCAACGGAATTAGATTGTGAAATTGGTGAACGCTTAGCGACTGTGGGCCGTGAGGTTGGCACGGTAACAGGGCGTTCACGTCGTTGCGGCTGGTTTGATGCAGTTGCTGTGCGCCGTTCTGTACAAGTGAACAGTTTTTCTAGTTTATGTATTACTAAATTAGATGTCTTAGATGGTATAGAAACATTAAAAATCTGTACGCATTATGAAATGGATGGACAAAAATTTGATTTGCCGCCGGCTGATGCTGCTGATTATGAGCGCTGTGTACCCGTGTATGAAGAATTGCCCGGTTGGACAGAGTTGACTTTAGGTGCAACTGAATGGGAAAAGCTACCTGTAAATGCACAAAACTATGTGAAACGTATTGCTGAGCTGGTTGAAGCACCATTGCACATGGTATCAACCGGACCGGACCGTTGTGAAACGATTATATTAAAGCACCCGTTTGAAAGCTAA
- the hflK gene encoding FtsH protease activity modulator HflK: MAWNEPGQNNNKDPWGNNKNNKRDDGPPDLDAVLRKITGSLRRALGLGGGNGGSSSSSGGGSSKGGMILATVAGVILLGLWAASGFFVVQPAQEGAILRFGKFIETVGPGMHWIPTFIDSRKVVNVDRVMSFKTSGQMLTSGENIVFVDVAVQYKIDTTPGSNGLRDFLFKVDDPVGTLREVTDSAVRQVIGESDLDEVLTTGREKIRQEIKQQIISTLKPFQTGLEVTDIAMQPAKAPEEVKSAFDDVIKAREDKVRVIDLANAYANKIVPIAQGKGARLEAEAKAYKTKVTDDARGQVARFNAYLPDYKANPKLLKERLYLQYMEGILGKNQKVVMDTKGGNNLFYLPLGEMLGGKNVTSFNPATLQNQVNNSQQSTTSSSNNRSSAANNQRTAYLRWQGAQ, from the coding sequence TGGACAAAACAATAATAAAGACCCTTGGGGCAATAATAAAAATAACAAACGTGATGATGGGCCGCCAGATTTGGATGCGGTTTTGCGTAAAATTACAGGCTCCCTCCGGCGTGCCTTAGGCTTGGGTGGTGGCAATGGTGGTAGTTCGTCTTCCTCAGGTGGTGGCAGCTCAAAAGGTGGGATGATATTGGCGACAGTTGCTGGTGTTATTTTGCTAGGGCTATGGGCGGCTTCTGGGTTTTTCGTCGTTCAGCCTGCCCAAGAAGGTGCGATTTTACGTTTTGGTAAATTTATCGAAACCGTTGGGCCAGGTATGCATTGGATACCGACGTTTATTGATTCACGCAAAGTTGTTAATGTTGATCGGGTGATGTCATTTAAAACGTCGGGTCAAATGTTAACGAGTGGTGAAAATATCGTCTTTGTTGATGTGGCCGTGCAATACAAAATTGATACAACACCTGGCAGTAATGGTTTGAGGGATTTTCTTTTTAAAGTCGATGATCCTGTAGGAACATTACGTGAGGTGACTGATAGCGCGGTTCGTCAGGTGATTGGTGAGTCTGATTTAGACGAAGTGTTGACCACAGGCCGTGAAAAAATTCGTCAGGAAATTAAGCAGCAAATTATTAGCACATTAAAACCGTTCCAAACAGGTTTAGAAGTGACTGATATTGCGATGCAGCCGGCAAAAGCGCCTGAAGAAGTAAAAAGCGCTTTTGATGATGTAATTAAAGCACGAGAAGACAAGGTGCGTGTGATTGATTTGGCGAACGCTTATGCCAATAAAATTGTACCGATCGCTCAAGGTAAAGGTGCGCGTTTAGAGGCTGAGGCTAAAGCCTATAAAACTAAAGTGACTGACGATGCACGCGGGCAAGTGGCACGTTTCAATGCTTATTTACCGGATTACAAAGCGAATCCAAAATTATTGAAAGAGCGCTTGTATTTACAGTATATGGAAGGCATTTTAGGTAAAAACCAAAAAGTGGTGATGGATACGAAGGGAGGAAATAATTTATTTTACCTTCCTTTAGGAGAGATGTTAGGGGGTAAAAACGTAACATCGTTTAATCCTGCGACCTTGCAAAATCAAGTGAATAACAGCCAGCAATCAACAACGTCATCATCAAATAATCGTAGTAGTGCTGCAAATAATCAGCGAACTGCCTACTTACGTTGGCAAGGAGCACAATAA